A single region of the Salvia splendens isolate huo1 chromosome 18, SspV2, whole genome shotgun sequence genome encodes:
- the LOC121777259 gene encoding transmembrane protein 184C-like translates to MDFANMDRRQLTLAGAGFSVMLTLHYSFQLVSQHLFYWKNPKEQRSILIILLLPPVYAVTSFFGFIDRRGSKQFFMLLDSVKDCYGALAIATFLSLIYSYSSLSMSGDSVPDEMKGREIRLPFPMNLLLPGTTRLNQETLRRLKSWTWQFVIIRPVCSVLMMALQFIGVYPSWLSWVFTVVLHISILLAMYSLLVFYHVFAKELEPHEPLSKFICIKGIVFFGFWQGVLLHILVAMGVLQSHHFWLETEHVGEAYQKVLVCLEMMFFAVLHQYAYHAAPYSGDVEAKLKLQKKHE, encoded by the exons ATGGATTTCGCAAATATGGATCGGCGGCAACTGACGTTAGCCGGCGCCGGATTCTCGGTGATGCTAACTCTGCACTACAGTTTCCAGCTCGTATCTCAGCACCTCTTCTACTGGAAGAATCCCAAGGAGCAGCGATCCATACTCATCATCCTCCTCCTTCCGCCGGTTTACGCCGTCACCTCCTTTTTCGGATTCATCGATCGCCGCGGCAGCAAGCAGTTTTTCATGCTCCTGGACTCTGTTAAAGACTGCTACGGTGCTTTG GCAATTGCGACGTTTTTGAGCTTGATCTATAGCTATTCGAGTCTCTCGATGAGCGGAGATTCTGTGCCTGATGAGATGAAGGGGAGAGAGATTCGCCTTCCGTTTCCGATGAATCTTCTCCTG CCTGGAACGACTCGTTTGAATCAGGAGACGTTGAGGCGTCTGAAGAGCTGGACATGGCAATTTGTGATTATCCGTCCTGTTTGTTCTGTTCTGATGATGGCATTGCAGTTCATTGGGGTGTATCCCAGTTGGCTCAGTTGGGTATTCACCGTTGTTCTGCATATATCGATTCTCTTGGCAATGTATTCGTTGCTCGTCTTCTACCACGTCTTCGCCAAAGAATTGGAACCACACGAACCGCTCTCGAAGTTCATATGCATCAAGGGGATTGTTTTCTTCGGTTTTTGGCAG GGAGTGTTACTTCACATCTTGGTCGCGATGGGCGTTCTCCAATCTCATCATTTCTGGTTAGAGACGGAGCATGTTGGAGAAGCATATCAGAAGGTTTTAGTATGTTTAGAGATGATGTTCTTCGCAGTACTCCATCAATATGCATACCATGCTGCACCTTACAGTGGAGATGTGGAAGCAAAACTGAAGTTGCAGAAAAAGCATGAATGA